In the Acidobacteriota bacterium genome, CGCTGCCGTACGGCGAGATCCTCTCCTGGGCCCACCGCAACCCCCACCGCCTCTCCCGCGTGGCCGCGATGGACGAAGATCGCGCGCGAATCGTCGTCAACCGCGCGCTGTTGCGCGACACCCGGAACGAGACCATGGCTCGGGCCGTTCTCGCGGCGCGCGCCGAGCGGCCCGCCGATCTGGTGGTGGCCTACGGCGGCCAGATGCACATGCTGCTCTCAGGGCGCTACCGCTACGACCGCGAGGATCGCACCCCGGCCGGAGCGCGGATTCTGCAGGCGGGCGTGCCGCGGGCGCGGATTCGCAGCGTGCTCCTCTCGGGCAGCGAACGGGCGCCGATCAATGCGGTGTGGTCGGGCCCAGGGGCGCTCGCCATGTCGGCACCGATCGGGCAGGAGGCCTGGCCGTATTTCATCGACTACCCCGTGTTCCGCGCGACGAGCGGCCGCGACCTCTTCGACGTCTTCGTCGACCTCGGGCCCCTCACGCGCGCCGCCCGGTGAGTGACACGGCGGCCCCGTCGGACTCGCGGGCCGGGCTCAGGCGTGGCGTGCGCCATGCCGGCACCACCGCAGCTCCGCGAGCAGCACGACCCGGGCCCAACCCTGGTGGAACACGGCGAGCGGCACGGGCACCACGTAGAGCAGCGTGGCGATGCCGAGAGCCAGCTGGGCGGTCGCCGTGACGAGCGAAGCGAGTCGAATGGCGCGCCCGGCAGGACTCGAACCTGCGACCCTCGGCTTAGAAGGCCGATGCTCTATCCGTCTGAGCTACGGGCGCGTGCGGCCCTTCTAGTGTAGCAGCGAGTCCCGACCACGGTCCGACCTTCGGGCCCGCTGACGTACAATGAGGCGGCAGCGTCCTCGCCTCGCGAGGGCCGCTCGCGTCGTCGCCGGTGCCGCACTCGCGACCGGTGTCGCACGCACGACCGCCCGAAGCCAGCCCCCGAGGAACGGAGCGCGGCCGCCGTGCCCTCCCGCGCACCGTCGGGGCGCCCATGACCACCGGACCACCCGACCACCCAGGTCAGACGGCCCCCACCACGTCAGCAATCGAAGGCGCGCTGGCCCGCATCGAGAGCGAACTGTCGGTCGTCTTCGCCAGCGCCGACCGCGTGGCGGCGGCGTG is a window encoding:
- a CDS encoding COX15/CtaA family protein; translation: MRLASLVTATAQLALGIATLLYVVPVPLAVFHQGWARVVLLAELRWCRHGARHA